The proteins below come from a single Elgaria multicarinata webbii isolate HBS135686 ecotype San Diego chromosome 11, rElgMul1.1.pri, whole genome shotgun sequence genomic window:
- the LOC134405668 gene encoding cardiotrophin-2-like, with protein sequence MSLSLASGLLVISTALVHAVSPQLDYSINTKIAQTFNLARFLKANSTVLLNTYLSNQGSPFSDPGFRDRRVQYEGVPTAAISFLKWRTLSDTERLDKNYAAYTVLSEFMQLVWDDQFRISDTKVELLEMLRATRLHIQGLLSNLTSIMSALGVPPTPVVDLLTPDITEANAFVKKVRGYVVCHTYSQWMERTVRDFTLLVEKYPS encoded by the exons ATGAGTCTTTCTTTGG CTAGCGGCCTCTTGGTCATTTCTACAGCCCTGGTCCACGCCGTATCCCCTCAACTTGACTATTCTATCAACACCAAAATTGCCCAGACCTTCAACCTGGCTCGTTTCCTGAAAGCCAACAGCACGGTCCTTCTGAACACCTAT CTGAGTAACCAAGGCAGTCCATTTAGCGACCCTGGCTTCCGTGACCGAAGAGTCCAATATGAGGGGGTACCGACGGCGGCTATCTCTTTCCTGAAATGGCGGACCCTTAGTGACACTGAGCGCCTGGACAAAAATTATGCAGCCTACACTGTCCTGTCTGAGTTTATGCAACTGGTCTGGGATGACCAGTTTCGGATCAGCGACACCAAAGTTGAGCTGCTGGAGATGCTGAGAGCCACCCGGTTGCACATCCAGGGCCTGCTCAGCAACCTGACCTCCATCATGTCTGCCTTGGGCGTGCCGCCCACCCCCGTGGTCGATCTGCTCACGCCAGACATTACTGAAGCCAATGCCTTTGTGAAGAAGGTCCGGGGGTACGTGGTGTGCCACACCTACAGTCAGTGGATGGAGCGGACCGTCCGAGACTTCACACTTCTTGTAGAGAAATACCCAAGTTAA